Below is a window of Phenylobacterium koreense DNA.
CCCGCGTGACTACGCAGGCGACGGGCTTTGGGCGACCATCGCGCACAGCCAGGCGGCGGTGCAGTTCAATCACCGCGTCGTGGCCTATCTGCTGACCGTCATCGGCCTGCTGACCGCGTGGGCGGCGAACAGGTCGTCCTATCTGCCGTTCGAGGCCAAGGCGTTGGGCTCAGCGGTAGGCGTGGTGGTCGTTCTCCAGGCCCTGCTGGGCGTGACGACCCTGGTCTTCGCGGTGCCGATCGGCCTTGGCATGGCCCATCAGGTGGCCGCGGCCCTGGTCCTGGCCGTCGCGGTGGCCTTCGCATGGCGCGTTCGTCGTCCATAAGCGCGCGGTATTATATTACCTAGCGCGGCAAAGCCTTGTGAAATAACGGTTTGCGCGATGCCGCACGCAATCGGTGTTGACAGGCCCCGCCAGGAACAGTACTAGCCGCGCCTTCGCCGGGACCGTTCTGTCCCGCCAACTTAACGGACCCGTTCCCATGATGAAGACGACGGCTTCTCTGAAGCCCGCCGACGTCGAGAAGAAGTGGATCGTGATCGACGCTGAGAACGCCGTGGTCGGCCGTCTCGCCTCGTTCATCGCCATGCGTCTTCGCGGCAAGCACCGCCCGGACTACACCCCGCACGTCGATTGCGGCGACTATGTCGTCGTGGTCAACGCCGACAAGGTGAAGTTCACCGGCGCCAAGCTGACCGACAAGAAGTACTACTGGCACACCGGCTATCCGGGCGGCATCAAGGAGCGCACCGCGGACAAGATCCTCGGCGGCAAGTATCCCGAGCGCATCCTGGAAAAAGCCGTTGAGCGCATGCTGCCCAAGGAAAGCCCTCTGGCCCGCAAGCAGATGACGCACCTGCGCATCTACAACAGCGGCGAGCACCCGCACGAGGCGCAAAACCCCGAGACCATCGCGTTCGCCTCGCTGAACGCCAAGAACGTGCGGAGCCTGTAAGACAGATGTCCGAGACCCAAGGTTTCGAGGCCCTGCAAGGCCTCTCGTCCAACCCGCAAGTCGCGCCGGCCGAGCCGAAGATCGACGCCCAAGGCCGCGCCTACGCCACCGGCAAGCGGAAGAACGCCGTCGCTCGCGTTTGGATCAAGCCGGGCAAGGGTTCGATCACCATCAACGGCCGCGACCAGGAAGTGTACTTCGCTCGCCCGGTTCTGCGCATGATGATCGCTCAGCCGCTGCAGGTCACCGACCGCCTCGGCCAGTTCGACGTGATCGTTTCGGTGCACGGCTCGGGCCTGTCTGGCCAGGCCGGCGCCATCCGTCACGGCCTGTCGAAGGCTCTGACCTATTACGAGCCGGGCCTGCGTCCGGTTCTGAAGCCGCACGGCTTCCTGACCCGCGACAGCCGCGTCGTCGAGCGTAAGAAGTACGGCCGGGCTAAGGCTCGCCGCAGCTTCCAGTTCTCGAAGCGCTAATAGCTGCGCGAGCAATCGCGTTTGGGAGGGCGCTTCGGGAAGCCGAAGCGCCCTTTCTTTTTGCCTTACCGCATGGCGGAGTTTGCAGATGGCACACACAGTCTTCATCGATGGCGAAGCCGGCACGACCGGGTTGCAGATCCGTCAGCGCCTGGAGGGCCGGCGTGACCTGGAAGTCGTCTCCATCGATCCTGCAAGGCGCAAGGACGCCGCGGCCCGGGCCGAACTGCTGAACAGCGTGGACGCCGTCGTCCTCTGCCTGCCGGACGAGGCGGCGAAGGAGGCTGTGAGCCTGATCAGTTCCAACGCCGTCAAGGTCGTCGACGCCTCGACCGCCTATCGGACAGCGCCGGGCTGGACCTATGGCTTCGCCGAGATGGACAAGGCTCAGCGGGGCGCCATTGCGGAATCGACCCGGGTGAGCAATCCGGGCTGCTATCCCACCGGCTTCATCGGCCTGGTCAGGCCGCTGACCGCGGCAGGCCTGCTGCCGCGGGACTGGCCGGTGACGGTCAATGCGATTTCCGGCTACTCCGGCGGCGGCAAGGGTCTGATCGCCGAATTCGAGGGCGATGAGCCGGCGACCGACGCCTTCCGCACCTACGGCCTGACGCTCCAGCACAAGCATCTGGGTGAGATGCAGGTCTATGGCGGCCTGGAACACCCGCCGCTCTTCGCGCCTGCGGTCGGGCGCTACGCCCAGGGCATGATCGTCGAGGTTCCGCTGCAGCTCTGGTCGTTGCCCGGCCAGCCGAATCCCGAGGACCTGCGCTCCGCCCTGGCCGCTGCCTATGAAGGCGAGACCTTCGTCGAGGTGGCCTCGGCCGAGGAATGCGCCAGCCTGCAGAAGGCGCGGGCAGGGGCGGCCGGCCATGTGGCCGAGCTCGATCCGGAGGCCTTGAACGGCAGCAACCGCATGCGTCTCTTCGTCTTCGGTAACGCCGAGCGCAAACAGGCGCGGCTGGTGGCTCTGCTCGACAACCTCGGCAAGGGCGCTTCAGGTGCGGCGGTCCAGAACCTCAATATCATGCTGGGCCTGCCGGAGGGCTCAGGGCTGTGATCCTGCGGCGGGCGCGAGCCGATGAATCGGCCGCCTGCGCCCGCATCCAGTGGGACGCGAACCGCGTTTCGCTGCCTTTCCTGCCGGCCGAGCCGTTCGGCCCTGGCATCCTTGAATTCTTCGCGAATGTCCTGTTCGCCGAGAACGAGGTCTGGGTGGCCGACGAGGGCGGCGCGCCGGTGGGTTATGTCGCCTTCCATCCCGGCTGGGTGGAGCATCTCTATGTGCTGCCAGACCATCAAGCGCAGGGCGTAGGCCCAGCCCTGCTGGCGAAGGCCCTGGAGGACGGGACGCCGCGCTTCCTCTGGACCTTCCAGAAGAACACTCGCGCGCGGCGCTTCTACGAAAGCCGCGGCTGGCGACTGGTCGAGCTGACCGACGGCGCAGGCAACCGCGAAAAGGAGCCGGACGCCCGCTACGAGTGGCCGGGCGGCTAAGCTTGCATCCTGGCTTGGAAGGGCATCGTATCTTCCTATGAACAGGATCGATCGACGTGTATTTCTGACAGGATCGGCATTGGTCGCAGCGCCGGGAATGGCGCTGGGCGCGACCGATCCCTATGCGGCCTCACCATGGCGCAAGCTGAGCGACGCCGAGTGGCGCAAGCGGCTCGACGCTGGGACCTACAATGTCCTGCGCCGGGAGGGGACCGAACTCGCTGGCACAAGCCCGCTGAACCGGGAGAAGCGGCGAGGGACCTATGCCTGCGCCGGCTGCGCCCTGCCGCTCTTCAAATCGGACTGGAAGTTCGAGAGCGGCACCGGCTGGCCCAGCTTCTACACCTACATCAAAGGCTCGCTGGGCAAGAAGACCGACCACAAGATCGGCGTCGCCCGAACCGAGTATCACTGCGCCCGCTGCCTCGGGCACCAAGGCCATGTCTTCCCGGACGGCCCGCGGCCCACGGGCCTGCGCTACTGCAACAACGGCGACGCCCTGAGATTCATCCCGACCTAGGACGTCGACGCCGGCTGGTAGCCGAGCGCCTTCAGGACGTAATCGACGCCGCGCAGTACGGCGTCCGAATGGGTGAGGCCCAACAAAGTGGCATGCCCGGCGGCCGGCTCGTTCTCGTAATAGCCGGCGCGTGAGTTCCGCTCGGGGGCGCGGCGGGCGACGTTCCAGGCGGACATGGCGCGCCGATCTCCGGCCGTGATGACCGCGACCGGCCACTTCGGATCGAGCGTGACCCTGGCCGCCTCGACAGCGCCCTGCGGCCAGACCATCACCTCATCGGCGGCGGTACGGGCATGGCGGCCGGAAACGAAGGCGTGGCGCTTCTCAGCCTGGCCCTGTGGCGGCAGGCCGATGTGCTCGCCCCAGTAATAGGCGATCTTCGAAAGCCCCAGCGTTCCGGCGACCGCGGAGGCCCGTGCGAGCGTCTGGACGCCATGCAGGAATTTCTCGGCCTGCGGGTTCTGCATCATCTCAGGCGTTGTCGCCTCGAGTAGCACGAGACCGGCGACCTGGTCCGGATGGCTGCCGGCATAGAGCCGAACGTGCTGCCCGGCCATCGAATGAGCCATGAAGATAAAGGGCCCAGGCTCGCCTGAGGCGGCGATCAGCTTGGCGAGATCCGAGACGATGGCGGAACTGTCGCGTGGCTTCGGCCCCGGGTCGGAGAAGCCCATGCCGGCGCGGTCGTAGGCGCAGGAGCGCAGGCCGCGCTCGGTGAGGCGTTGCTGGATCGCCGCGAAGTCTGCGGCCAGCCCCCAGGCGCCGGCCTCCATCCAGATGACCGGCTTGTCGGACTTCGGCCCCTGGCAGACCAAGCGCAGCTTGCGTCCGCCGATATCGACGAACCGCCCGCTGGGTTCGAATGGCCCGGCGAGCGCCACGATAACCAGCCCCACGCCGATCCACAGGGCGAGCAAGGCTCCGAGACAGAGCAGGATAGTCTTCAGCATGGAATCCCCGACTCGCCTCCAGGGGACATCTAACACGCGCTGGTGCCGCTGTTATCAACGCTGCGCTCGACGAGCGTGGCGGGGGTTTGGCCTTACGACTTCACCTTGACGTAGCTGCCGGGCGCGTCTTCCAGCGAAGGCAACACACCCTTGGCGGGGTCTCGGGCCGGGACGAGCCCGCCGGACTTGGCCTTGAGCCATTCGGCCCAGTGCGGCCACCAGGAGCCGGGCGTCTCGACGGCTCCGCCCATCCATTCTTCGACCGAGGTCGGCAACTGATTGTTGGTCCAGTGCTGGTACTTCTTGGCGGCCGGCGCATTGATAACGCCGGCGATGTGGCCCGAACCTGCGAGCGTGAAGGTCACGGGCCCGCCGAACAGTCGCGCGCCGCGATAGACCGAGCGGGCAGGAGCGATGTGGTCCTCCTTCGACGACTGCACATAGATCGGGATCTTCACCTGGCTGAGATCGAGCTTGACGTTGTCGAGCGTCAGTTCGCCCTTGGCCAGTGCGTTTTCGCTGTAGAATTTGCGCAGATAGAAGAGGTGGAGCGCCTTGGGCATGCGGGTCTGGTCCGAGTTCCAGAACAGCAGGTCGAAGGGTTTTGGCTCCTTGCCCAGAAGGTAGTTGTTCACGAAGAACGACCAGATGAGGTCGTTGGCGCGCAGGGCGTTGAACGTCTCGGCCATGGCCTGGCCCGAGAGCACGCCGCCTGCGGCGTCCATCTGCTGCTCTAGAGCCGCCAGCCAGTCCTCGCTGGTGAAGAGCAGGAGGTCGCCGGCCTCGGCGAAGTCCTGCTGGGCGGCAAAGAAGGTCGCCGACGAGATTCGTTCGTCCTTGGCCGCGGCCATGTGCGCGAGGGTGGCCGACAGCAGGGTGCCGCCGATGCAGTAGCCCACCGTGTTGACGCGCTCGGTCCCGGACTGACGCATCGCGGCCTCGGTGGCTGCATAGATGCCCTCGCGCATGTAGTCTTCGAAGGTCTTTCCAGCCAACTCGATATCCGGATTGACCCAGGATGCGACGAAGACCGTGAAGCCCTGGTCCGTCAGCCAGCGGATCATCGAGTTCTCGGGCCGCAGGTCGAGGATGTAGAACTTGTTGATCCAGGGCGGGAAGATCAGCAGCGGGACCTCGTAGACCTGCTCCGTGGTCGGGGCGAACTGCAGCAGTTGCAGGATGTCGTTCTGGAAGACGACCTTTCCTGGCGCCGTGGCGACGTTCTCGCCGATCTTGAACATGGCGTAGTCGGTCTGGCTGATGGCGAGCTGGCCGCCGCCCCGGGCCAGATCCTCGGCGAAATTCTCCATCCCCTTCACCAGGGATTCGCCGCGGCTTTGCATCGCCTCGCGGAGAGCGACCGGGTTCGAGGCCAGGAAGTTCGACGGCGAGAAGGCGTCGGTCAGCATCTTCATGAAGAATTCGACCCGCCGCTTGGTCATCTGATCGACGCCATCGACCTCGGCCACCAGGCTGTTCAGCCAGTTCGACGTCAGCAGGTAGGACTGCTTGATGACGTCGAAGACCGGATTGTCGGCCCACTCGGGATCGGTGAAGCGCTTGTCGCCCTTCTCAGGTTGAACGACCGGCTCGACGCTCTCACCGCCAGCGCGCCGCGCGGCGCGCTGCCAGAGTTCGAGATAGCGTTGAAACAGGTCGGCCTGGGCTCGAACCAACCGCTCCGGCTGGGCGATGAGCCGCCCCATCACGTCGGTCAGCGCTGGGGCCACGTGGAACGGATCGGGCTGGAGGCCCGCCGGGCGCTCGGCCTGACGCAGGGCGGCCTCGGCGATGGCGCCCTGGGCTGTCAGGGCCGCGCGGGCGAGGTTGGCGGAAAGCTCTTCCAGGACCTTCCGCTGGTCGGCGCTGAGCTGCTCGATCGGGGAGGGGACGGGCGCAGGCTCGGCCTGGGGCTCGGAGGCTGGCTTGAGCGTGGTTGCCGCGGCGGCCTTGGCGGCGCGAGGCTTCCGCTTCGCCTTCGACTTGGTCGGGGCCGCCGTCTGGTCGCTCATCCCGCAGTTCCTCCTCACGCGTCGTTGGAGCGCCGGCGCCTCGACGCTCTTTCGCCCAAGCCGATCATGGCATAAGACCGGTGTGGAAATGAACGCGCTGCTTCGACTTTTCGCTCGTCCGCAGGCCCGACGCTCCGCTGGAGCGGTCGTCGGATGCGTAAGTCTGGCTGTCTTGCTCGCCGGTTGCGCCAATCCGTTCGCCACCGCCCAGGTCGATCCCAACTCGCCGGTCGCCGCGGAGGTCGAGCAGATGGCGAGCGTGCGGCGGCCATTCCCGACCTTCGCCGACATTCCGCCCGTGCCGACCGATCAGCGGCCGGTGGCCGAGTGGGGGCGGCAGGTCGCCCAGCTCAAGACGGCGGGCGCGCAGCTCGAGCGCGCCACCGCCGACAACACTTGGACCCTGCAAGGCACTGCGGCCTTCGCCGCGCGCGCCCGCACCCAGGCCGGCCCGACCATCGACACCACCAGCACGACGCCGGCCACCGAGGCTTTCGCGCGTCAGCTCCGGGAGCGAGCTACACCGCCTCCGCCGCCCAGATAGCGCGGTCGGCGGGGGCTCATCATCTCGAACCTGCTTGGCTGGCCCCCGCCGGGAGGCTATCCATGCGCGACTTTGGCTCCCTAACGTCGCGAGCGTCGCGGCCAGAGCTCTAAATGACTCCCGAATTCCATCGTATTCGTCGCCTGCCGCCCTACGTCCTCGAAGAGGTGAACCGCATCAAGGCGCGGCTTCGCGCTGACGGCGTCGACATCATCGACTTCGGCATGGGCAATCCTGACATGCCGACCCCCAAGCATATCGTCGAGAAGATGATCGAGACCGCGCGGGACCCCAAGGCCGGGCGGTACTCGGCCTCCAAGGGCATCGCTGGTCTGCGCAAGGCCATGGCCGGCTATTACAAGCGCCGCTTCGGCGTGAGCCTCGACCCGGACAGCGAGGTCATCGCCACCCTGGGCTCCAAGGAAGGCTTCGCCAACCTCGCCCAGGCGCTGACCGCTCCCGGCGACGTCATCGTCTGCCCGAACCCGGCCTATCCGATCCACGCCTACG
It encodes the following:
- a CDS encoding GNAT family N-acetyltransferase encodes the protein MILRRARADESAACARIQWDANRVSLPFLPAEPFGPGILEFFANVLFAENEVWVADEGGAPVGYVAFHPGWVEHLYVLPDHQAQGVGPALLAKALEDGTPRFLWTFQKNTRARRFYESRGWRLVELTDGAGNREKEPDARYEWPGG
- the phaC gene encoding class I poly(R)-hydroxyalkanoic acid synthase, with the translated sequence MSDQTAAPTKSKAKRKPRAAKAAAATTLKPASEPQAEPAPVPSPIEQLSADQRKVLEELSANLARAALTAQGAIAEAALRQAERPAGLQPDPFHVAPALTDVMGRLIAQPERLVRAQADLFQRYLELWQRAARRAGGESVEPVVQPEKGDKRFTDPEWADNPVFDVIKQSYLLTSNWLNSLVAEVDGVDQMTKRRVEFFMKMLTDAFSPSNFLASNPVALREAMQSRGESLVKGMENFAEDLARGGGQLAISQTDYAMFKIGENVATAPGKVVFQNDILQLLQFAPTTEQVYEVPLLIFPPWINKFYILDLRPENSMIRWLTDQGFTVFVASWVNPDIELAGKTFEDYMREGIYAATEAAMRQSGTERVNTVGYCIGGTLLSATLAHMAAAKDERISSATFFAAQQDFAEAGDLLLFTSEDWLAALEQQMDAAGGVLSGQAMAETFNALRANDLIWSFFVNNYLLGKEPKPFDLLFWNSDQTRMPKALHLFYLRKFYSENALAKGELTLDNVKLDLSQVKIPIYVQSSKEDHIAPARSVYRGARLFGGPVTFTLAGSGHIAGVINAPAAKKYQHWTNNQLPTSVEEWMGGAVETPGSWWPHWAEWLKAKSGGLVPARDPAKGVLPSLEDAPGSYVKVKS
- the msrB gene encoding peptide-methionine (R)-S-oxide reductase MsrB; this encodes MVAAPGMALGATDPYAASPWRKLSDAEWRKRLDAGTYNVLRREGTELAGTSPLNREKRRGTYACAGCALPLFKSDWKFESGTGWPSFYTYIKGSLGKKTDHKIGVARTEYHCARCLGHQGHVFPDGPRPTGLRYCNNGDALRFIPT
- a CDS encoding alpha/beta hydrolase, encoding MLKTILLCLGALLALWIGVGLVIVALAGPFEPSGRFVDIGGRKLRLVCQGPKSDKPVIWMEAGAWGLAADFAAIQQRLTERGLRSCAYDRAGMGFSDPGPKPRDSSAIVSDLAKLIAASGEPGPFIFMAHSMAGQHVRLYAGSHPDQVAGLVLLEATTPEMMQNPQAEKFLHGVQTLARASAVAGTLGLSKIAYYWGEHIGLPPQGQAEKRHAFVSGRHARTAADEVMVWPQGAVEAARVTLDPKWPVAVITAGDRRAMSAWNVARRAPERNSRAGYYENEPAAGHATLLGLTHSDAVLRGVDYVLKALGYQPASTS
- the argC gene encoding N-acetyl-gamma-glutamyl-phosphate reductase, which encodes MQMAHTVFIDGEAGTTGLQIRQRLEGRRDLEVVSIDPARRKDAAARAELLNSVDAVVLCLPDEAAKEAVSLISSNAVKVVDASTAYRTAPGWTYGFAEMDKAQRGAIAESTRVSNPGCYPTGFIGLVRPLTAAGLLPRDWPVTVNAISGYSGGGKGLIAEFEGDEPATDAFRTYGLTLQHKHLGEMQVYGGLEHPPLFAPAVGRYAQGMIVEVPLQLWSLPGQPNPEDLRSALAAAYEGETFVEVASAEECASLQKARAGAAGHVAELDPEALNGSNRMRLFVFGNAERKQARLVALLDNLGKGASGAAVQNLNIMLGLPEGSGL
- the rpsI gene encoding 30S ribosomal protein S9, producing MSETQGFEALQGLSSNPQVAPAEPKIDAQGRAYATGKRKNAVARVWIKPGKGSITINGRDQEVYFARPVLRMMIAQPLQVTDRLGQFDVIVSVHGSGLSGQAGAIRHGLSKALTYYEPGLRPVLKPHGFLTRDSRVVERKKYGRAKARRSFQFSKR
- the rplM gene encoding 50S ribosomal protein L13 gives rise to the protein MMKTTASLKPADVEKKWIVIDAENAVVGRLASFIAMRLRGKHRPDYTPHVDCGDYVVVVNADKVKFTGAKLTDKKYYWHTGYPGGIKERTADKILGGKYPERILEKAVERMLPKESPLARKQMTHLRIYNSGEHPHEAQNPETIAFASLNAKNVRSL